From one Candidatus Anoxymicrobium japonicum genomic stretch:
- a CDS encoding NAD-dependent alcohol dehydrogenase: protein MAMVEWFEFQIPSKIICAEHCVDSIGMEMEKVDGSKVLLVTDKGVEKAGLAQAVIDGMESGNVEVVGVFNEVPPNSEVKIVQKCFEAASSNGADSLVSVGGGSVIDTAKAAVILMIEGGDLLDHQSAVYVPSGAVPPHIAVPTTAGTGSESTFAAVIADHEQKMKLIFQSPELAPTVAMLDPTVTTTLPPHLTASTGIDALTHCIEALHSEMHEPICDGIALHGIKLIASSLPRAFKDGSDIEARTLMLLSANMGGVAFSNAFVGIIHAMAHSVGGKFGIPHGVANAILLPYGMEFNLRYVEEGIPAKYKMVAESLGLDVRNDDDETAARKAIEHIRKLNLELGLPQRLSEVGLPEDGLEAVTEDAMIDGCMFNNPGEPEFDEVLELYKKAF, encoded by the coding sequence ATGGCAATGGTCGAGTGGTTCGAGTTCCAGATTCCCAGCAAAATTATCTGTGCGGAACATTGCGTTGATAGCATAGGCATGGAGATGGAAAAGGTAGACGGCAGCAAGGTCTTGCTGGTTACCGACAAAGGCGTAGAGAAGGCCGGTCTCGCACAGGCCGTCATAGACGGAATGGAGAGCGGAAACGTGGAGGTCGTTGGCGTCTTCAATGAAGTCCCACCCAACTCCGAGGTCAAAATCGTCCAGAAGTGCTTTGAAGCCGCAAGCTCTAATGGCGCTGACTCGCTTGTATCAGTCGGGGGCGGAAGCGTCATCGACACCGCCAAAGCCGCGGTAATACTCATGATCGAAGGCGGCGACCTGCTGGATCACCAGAGCGCGGTCTATGTGCCAAGCGGCGCCGTGCCCCCCCACATAGCGGTGCCTACCACCGCCGGCACAGGATCCGAATCAACGTTCGCCGCCGTCATAGCCGACCATGAGCAGAAAATGAAACTTATCTTTCAGAGTCCAGAACTGGCGCCTACTGTCGCTATGCTGGATCCAACGGTTACGACGACTCTTCCTCCACACCTTACCGCATCAACAGGCATTGACGCCCTTACGCACTGCATCGAAGCGCTCCACTCCGAGATGCATGAGCCGATCTGCGACGGAATCGCCCTTCACGGCATCAAGCTCATTGCGTCCAGCCTGCCAAGAGCGTTCAAGGACGGTAGCGATATTGAAGCCAGAACCCTTATGCTCCTTTCGGCAAACATGGGAGGCGTGGCGTTCTCCAACGCTTTTGTCGGGATAATACACGCCATGGCGCACTCGGTCGGCGGCAAGTTCGGCATACCTCACGGCGTCGCGAACGCGATACTTCTTCCCTATGGCATGGAGTTCAACTTGCGGTACGTCGAAGAAGGAATACCCGCGAAATACAAGATGGTCGCGGAGTCTCTGGGGCTCGATGTGAGAAACGACGACGATGAGACGGCCGCGCGCAAGGCCATCGAGCACATCCGGAAACTCAACCTCGAACTTGGCCTGCCGCAAAGACTGAGTGAAGTCGGACTCCCTGAGGACGGACTCGAGGCTGTGACCGAAGACGCCATGATCGATGGCTGCATGTTCAACAACCCGGGCGAGCCAGAGTTTGACGAGGTGCTCGAGCTTTACAAAAAAGCCTTTTGA